A portion of the Lolium rigidum isolate FL_2022 chromosome 1, APGP_CSIRO_Lrig_0.1, whole genome shotgun sequence genome contains these proteins:
- the LOC124684717 gene encoding 60S ribosomal protein L13-2-like: MVKHNNVIPSGNCKKDWQSHVKTWFNQPARKLRRRIARQKKAVKIFPRPTSGPLRPVVQCQTLKYNMKARAGRGFTLEELKAAGIPKKLAPTIGISVDHRRKNKSLEGLQSNVSRLRTYKANLVIFPRRARKVKAGDSTPEELANATQVHGDYMPITRGEKRSVEIVKVTNEMKAFNAYGKLRVERMNQRQLGARLKKAAEAEKEEKK, translated from the exons ATGGTGAAGCACAACAACGTTATCCCCAGCGGCAACTGTAAAAAAGATTGGCAGAGCCATGTCAAGACCTGGTTCAACCAGCCTGCCCGCAAGCTGAGGCGTCGCATTG CTCGTCAAAAGAAGGCTGTGAAGATCTTCCCTCGCCCTACCTCTGGCCCTCTTCGCCCCGTTGTGCAATGCCAGACTCTGAAGTACAACATGAAGGCAAGGGCTGGGAGAGGCTTTACCCTTGAGGAGCTGAAG GCAGCAGGAATCCCAAAGAAGCTTGCTCCTACCATTGGCATTTCTGTGGACCACCGTCGCAAGAACAAGTCACTTGAGGGTCTGCAGTCTAATGTTTCTAGGCTCAGGACCTACAAGGCCAACCTGGTTATCTTCCCAAGGCGTGCTCGCAAGGTCAAG GCTGGCGATTCTACCCCGGAAGAGCTTGCCAATGCCACCCAGGTCCACGGTGACTACATGCCAATTACTCGTGGTGAAAAGCGCTCCGTCGAGATCGTGAAGGTCACCAACGAGATGAAGGCATTCAACGCTTATGGCAAGCTCCGTGTTGAGAGGATGAACCAGCGGCAGCTTGGTGCCCGTCTGAAGAAGGCTGCTGAGgcagagaaggaagagaagaagtga